One part of the Flavobacterium johnsoniae UW101 genome encodes these proteins:
- a CDS encoding aspartate-semialdehyde dehydrogenase yields the protein MRIAVVGATGMVGEVMLKVLAERNFPVTELIPVASERSVGKEIEYKGTKYKVVGLQTAVDMKADIAVFSAGGDTSLEWAPKFAAAGTTVIDNSSAWRMDPTKKLVVPEINASVLTKEDKIIANPNCSTIQMVLALAPLHRKYNIKRIIVSTYQSITGTGVKAVKQLENEYAGIQGDMAYKYPIHRNAIPHCDSFEDNGYTKEEMKLVRETQKILGDNTIRVTATAVRVPVVGGHSEAVNVEFTNDFDVSEVREILHNTDGVVVQDNLDTFTYPMPLYAEGKNDVFVGRIRRDESQPNTLNMWIVADNLRKGAATNTIQIAEYLIQAGLV from the coding sequence ATGAGAATTGCAGTTGTAGGTGCTACCGGAATGGTTGGCGAAGTAATGCTTAAAGTTTTAGCAGAAAGAAATTTTCCTGTTACGGAATTAATTCCTGTTGCATCAGAAAGATCAGTTGGAAAAGAAATCGAATACAAAGGAACCAAATATAAAGTAGTAGGATTACAAACAGCTGTTGATATGAAAGCTGATATCGCTGTTTTTTCTGCAGGAGGAGATACATCTTTAGAATGGGCTCCAAAATTTGCTGCTGCCGGAACAACTGTTATCGACAACTCATCTGCATGGAGAATGGATCCGACTAAAAAATTAGTGGTTCCGGAAATTAATGCCTCTGTATTAACAAAAGAAGATAAAATTATTGCAAACCCAAACTGTTCTACTATTCAAATGGTATTGGCTTTGGCTCCTTTGCATAGAAAATACAACATTAAAAGAATCATTGTTTCTACTTACCAATCAATTACTGGAACTGGTGTAAAAGCAGTTAAACAATTAGAAAACGAATACGCAGGAATTCAGGGTGATATGGCTTACAAATATCCAATTCACCGAAATGCAATTCCACACTGCGATAGTTTTGAGGATAACGGATACACTAAAGAAGAAATGAAATTAGTTCGCGAAACTCAAAAAATTCTTGGTGACAATACCATTAGAGTTACTGCTACTGCAGTTCGTGTACCAGTAGTAGGCGGACACAGCGAAGCTGTAAACGTTGAGTTTACAAATGATTTTGATGTAAGTGAAGTTCGTGAAATTTTACACAATACGGATGGAGTAGTAGTACAGGATAATTTAGATACCTTTACATACCCAATGCCATTATATGCAGAAGGTAAAAATGATGTTTTTGTTGGAAGAATCCGTCGTGATGAAAGCCAGCCAAACACATTAAACATGTGGATCGTTGCTGATAACTTAAGAAAAGGCGCTGCAACAAACACGATTCAAATCGCTGAATATTTAATTCAGGCTGGTTTGGTATAA
- a CDS encoding bifunctional UDP-N-acetylmuramoyl-tripeptide:D-alanyl-D-alanine ligase/alanine racemase, protein MSINLKSLIPVLNAEWTGSDTDIFVDHISIDSRSLQNGPQTLFIALSGANNDAHLYIAELIEKGVQNFAVQYIPENVKGKANFFVVKNTLKALQELAAYYRDLFDFPIIGLTGSNGKTIVKEWLNFLLSPDYNIIRSPKSYNSQVGVPLSVIAINEKHNLGIFEAGISTVNEMVNLEKIIKPNIGVLTNIGSAHDEGFENLTQKINEKLLLFKKSAVIIYQKNELVDKCLLDFSAQYPLENRALFSWSFADASADVFILKKETKNDSTTIKYQYKDEIFNLEIPFSDSASIENAISCLLVLLHFEYDFTIIQNRMEMLYPVEMRLEVKNGIHNCSLIDDSYSSDFQSLKIALDFLESQKKNASKAVILSDIFQSGFSNEELYSKVAQLISDNKINRVIGIGTTISSFQDKFPNSTMFQNTAAFIAEIENLNFNNETILIKGARSFQFEEIVSLLEEKTHETVLEINLDAINHNLNYFKSKLADDVKIMVMVKAFGYGNGGLEIAKLLEHNKVNYLGVAFADEGISLKNGGIKLPIMVLNPESTSFPSIIQYKLEPEIYSIKGLNAFLKIAREKNLKDFPIHIKVDTGMHRLGFEDNTIDELIATLKGNSTVRVQSILSHLATSDDPKHFDFVEKQISLFERLSSKLISELNINPIRHILNTSGISNFPDAQYNMVRLGIGLYGVSNDPAEQKYLENVGTLKSIISQVRTIPAGDSVGYGRRFMADKETKIATIPIGYADGISRLWGNQIGFVTIKNQKAYIVGSVCMDMLMVDVSHIDCKEGDSVIIFGESPTVIEMAEALKTIPYEIMTSISQRVKRVFFR, encoded by the coding sequence ATGAGCATAAATTTAAAAAGCCTGATTCCGGTTTTAAATGCCGAGTGGACAGGCTCAGATACTGATATTTTTGTAGATCATATTTCGATCGACAGCCGTTCTTTACAAAACGGACCTCAAACATTGTTTATTGCTCTTTCGGGCGCGAATAATGACGCTCATTTATATATTGCCGAATTAATAGAAAAAGGCGTTCAGAATTTTGCAGTTCAGTATATACCAGAAAATGTAAAAGGAAAAGCCAATTTTTTTGTTGTAAAAAATACGCTGAAAGCATTACAGGAATTAGCAGCCTATTATCGTGATTTATTCGATTTCCCTATTATTGGTTTAACCGGAAGCAACGGAAAAACCATCGTAAAAGAATGGCTTAATTTTCTTTTAAGCCCTGATTATAATATTATCCGAAGCCCAAAAAGTTATAACTCACAAGTTGGTGTTCCGCTTTCTGTTATTGCTATAAATGAAAAACACAATTTAGGAATTTTTGAAGCCGGAATTTCAACGGTTAACGAAATGGTTAATCTTGAGAAAATTATCAAACCAAATATTGGAGTTTTAACCAATATAGGTTCTGCACACGATGAAGGATTTGAAAATCTGACTCAGAAAATCAACGAGAAATTACTGCTTTTCAAAAAGTCAGCAGTAATTATTTATCAAAAAAATGAATTGGTAGATAAATGTCTTTTAGACTTTTCTGCTCAATATCCGCTAGAAAACAGAGCCTTATTTTCATGGAGTTTTGCAGATGCCTCTGCAGATGTTTTTATTCTGAAAAAAGAAACCAAAAACGATTCAACCACAATAAAATATCAATATAAAGACGAAATTTTTAATTTAGAAATTCCGTTCAGCGATTCTGCTTCTATCGAAAATGCCATTTCATGTTTATTGGTTTTACTGCATTTTGAATATGATTTTACCATTATTCAAAACAGAATGGAAATGCTTTATCCAGTTGAAATGCGTCTTGAAGTTAAAAACGGAATCCACAATTGCAGTTTAATAGACGATAGTTACAGCTCCGATTTTCAATCGCTGAAAATCGCTTTAGATTTTCTGGAAAGCCAGAAAAAAAATGCTTCAAAAGCCGTTATACTATCAGATATTTTTCAAAGCGGATTTTCAAATGAAGAACTGTATTCAAAAGTAGCGCAGTTAATTTCAGATAATAAAATAAACCGTGTCATTGGAATTGGAACTACAATTTCATCTTTTCAAGATAAGTTTCCAAACAGTACGATGTTTCAAAACACGGCTGCATTTATCGCCGAAATTGAAAATTTGAATTTCAATAATGAAACCATATTGATAAAAGGCGCAAGATCATTTCAGTTTGAAGAAATTGTTTCACTGCTTGAAGAAAAAACGCATGAAACAGTTCTCGAAATCAATCTGGATGCTATAAATCACAATCTGAATTATTTTAAATCAAAACTGGCCGATGATGTAAAAATCATGGTTATGGTCAAGGCTTTTGGTTATGGAAACGGCGGACTCGAAATTGCAAAACTGCTCGAACATAATAAAGTAAATTATTTAGGTGTGGCTTTCGCCGATGAAGGAATTTCGCTGAAAAATGGCGGCATCAAACTGCCTATTATGGTTTTGAATCCAGAATCGACCAGCTTTCCTTCGATAATTCAATACAAACTTGAACCCGAAATTTACAGCATAAAAGGTTTAAATGCCTTTTTGAAAATAGCCAGAGAAAAGAACTTAAAAGATTTTCCTATTCATATAAAAGTCGATACAGGAATGCACCGTTTAGGTTTTGAGGATAATACGATCGACGAATTAATTGCGACTTTAAAAGGAAACTCAACCGTTCGTGTTCAAAGTATTTTATCGCATTTGGCAACGAGCGATGATCCGAAGCATTTTGATTTTGTAGAAAAACAAATAAGTTTATTCGAAAGGTTATCTTCAAAATTAATCTCAGAATTAAATATAAATCCAATCCGCCATATTTTAAACACTTCCGGAATCAGTAATTTCCCAGATGCACAATACAATATGGTGCGTTTAGGGATTGGTTTGTATGGCGTTTCCAACGATCCGGCCGAACAGAAATATCTGGAAAACGTAGGCACCTTAAAATCGATTATTTCGCAGGTTCGAACTATTCCGGCAGGTGACAGCGTTGGTTACGGACGCCGTTTTATGGCAGATAAAGAAACAAAAATTGCAACCATTCCAATTGGTTATGCAGACGGAATTTCGAGATTATGGGGCAATCAGATTGGTTTTGTAACCATCAAAAATCAAAAAGCCTATATCGTAGGAAGTGTTTGTATGGATATGTTAATGGTTGATGTAAGTCATATAGACTGCAAAGAAGGCGATTCGGTAATTATTTTCGGCGAAAGCCCAACGGTTATAGAAATGGCTGAAGCATTAAAAACCATTCCGTATGAAATAATGACCAGTATTTCGCAGCGTGTAAAACGAGTATTTTTTAGATAG
- a CDS encoding NifU family protein — MTTEELTNNVLLALDEIRPFLKSDGGDITLISIDDDKHVKVRLEGACISCSVNQMTLKAGVETTIKKYAPQIETVVNIM; from the coding sequence ATGACAACAGAAGAATTAACAAATAATGTTTTATTGGCTTTAGATGAAATCAGGCCATTCTTAAAATCCGACGGCGGAGACATTACACTAATATCTATCGACGATGATAAGCATGTAAAAGTTCGTCTTGAAGGCGCATGCATAAGCTGCAGCGTTAACCAGATGACACTTAAAGCTGGGGTAGAAACAACTATAAAAAAGTATGCACCGCAAATTGAAACTGTGGTAAATATTATGTAA
- a CDS encoding Imm26 family immunity protein, with amino-acid sequence MKKNKDNIEFGCFSISLPNEISAVFTIFEDLADCFQTEFQSEAVSILKKELKDISLKPKPNIDYESDYTHIDSRSADTIFEVAKVICNLTFREKCKMPSEIELENIYNILKNWKRPPSQKWRVGDILSIPLLDNTFAFGQIVGTHLTKRCPILALFNLKKEIELISQDELRNVFPLAVYNSNQDEIANYTFKILYNYEILVSPDRVKNKNSSGGVSLKALGNVYFGLAPWNVMYLENYFDSYLLPEIERPKNIIWLNEEERNQYRRKYFKIDENNNRIK; translated from the coding sequence ATGAAAAAGAATAAAGACAATATAGAGTTTGGATGCTTCTCAATCTCATTACCTAATGAAATATCTGCCGTTTTTACAATATTTGAAGATCTGGCAGATTGTTTTCAAACGGAATTTCAATCTGAGGCTGTTTCTATTTTAAAAAAAGAATTAAAAGATATTTCTTTAAAGCCAAAACCAAATATTGATTATGAGAGTGACTATACACATATTGACAGTCGAAGTGCTGATACAATTTTTGAAGTAGCAAAAGTAATTTGTAATTTAACTTTTCGCGAAAAGTGTAAAATGCCTTCAGAAATAGAACTTGAAAATATTTATAATATACTTAAAAACTGGAAAAGACCCCCAAGCCAAAAATGGAGAGTAGGAGACATATTATCAATTCCTTTATTGGATAACACATTTGCATTTGGTCAAATAGTAGGAACTCATCTAACAAAAAGATGTCCAATTTTAGCATTATTTAATTTAAAGAAAGAAATTGAGCTTATTAGTCAAGATGAATTAAGAAACGTATTTCCGCTTGCAGTATATAATTCTAATCAAGATGAAATAGCTAATTATACTTTTAAAATTTTATATAATTATGAAATACTGGTAAGTCCTGATAGGGTAAAAAATAAGAATTCATCTGGTGGTGTTAGCCTTAAAGCTCTTGGAAATGTTTATTTTGGACTAGCACCGTGGAATGTTATGTACTTGGAGAATTATTTTGATAGTTATTTACTGCCAGAAATTGAAAGACCAAAAAATATCATTTGGTTAAATGAAGAAGAAAGAAATCAATACAGAAGAAAATATTTTAAAATTGATGAGAATAATAATCGTATCAAATAA
- a CDS encoding L,D-transpeptidase family protein: MRNFTFLSVIAACSFLMFSFTPASNTLKFKNEINEFDNILNVKTTIVFGTIDAASINSFYKKYPKLKKYQKDVEDLYKKKDYNTIWYDDKSVSEFGALLYHKVSLLEDQGINAEMPYMDLVDDVFNENVTNKLPKADTELLLSNMYVFYASNVYSGVDPQTLKSIGWFLPTKTISYDRILDSLMGDPNRLNKDENLLFSQYYKLQNVLQRYRNIEKNGLWKKIEIDEANYKELKPLDSGKVVQQIRERLFVVGDLKEDSKSQYYDQEMMDAVLKYKKRYGLKLNYTFTKEQIDQMNEPISNRIRTIMLNMERCRWIPTKLAKADEYVMVNIPSFRLIYVKDGKYDLVSDVFVGTRMTETVIFSGNIDRIVFSPYWYVPASIIKNELKLKMAEDKNYLADHNMEWNGGSVRQKPGPNNSLGLVKFMFPNPNDIYLHDTPAKSLFDFEKRTFSHGCINVRDAKKLALEILKDNPDWPVDKINDAMSGEKETTCMLKNKIPIYIGYFTAWVTDDGEIGFYPDVYDRDKQLDKLLYGDSVALK, from the coding sequence ATGCGAAATTTTACTTTTTTATCTGTAATTGCTGCTTGTAGTTTTTTAATGTTTTCTTTTACCCCGGCAAGCAATACTCTTAAATTTAAAAACGAGATCAACGAATTTGATAACATTTTAAATGTCAAGACAACTATTGTTTTTGGAACAATTGATGCTGCTTCTATTAATTCTTTTTATAAAAAATATCCCAAACTAAAAAAATATCAAAAAGATGTTGAAGATCTTTATAAAAAGAAAGACTATAATACCATTTGGTACGACGATAAAAGTGTCAGCGAATTTGGAGCACTTTTGTATCACAAAGTCAGCCTTCTAGAAGATCAGGGAATAAATGCCGAAATGCCCTATATGGACTTGGTTGATGATGTTTTTAATGAAAACGTTACAAACAAACTTCCTAAAGCAGATACAGAATTGTTATTGTCTAATATGTATGTTTTTTATGCCAGTAACGTTTATTCTGGTGTCGATCCGCAGACTTTGAAATCAATTGGCTGGTTTCTGCCAACAAAAACCATTTCTTATGATAGGATTTTAGATTCATTAATGGGCGATCCAAACCGTTTAAATAAAGATGAAAACCTTCTTTTTAGTCAGTATTATAAACTTCAAAATGTATTGCAGAGATACCGAAACATTGAAAAAAACGGGCTTTGGAAAAAAATTGAAATCGACGAAGCTAATTACAAAGAATTAAAACCTTTAGACAGCGGTAAAGTTGTCCAGCAAATTAGAGAACGCTTATTTGTCGTTGGCGATTTAAAAGAAGATTCAAAAAGCCAGTATTATGATCAGGAAATGATGGATGCTGTTTTAAAGTATAAAAAACGATATGGACTAAAATTGAATTATACTTTTACGAAAGAGCAGATAGATCAAATGAACGAACCAATCAGCAACAGAATTAGAACTATTATGCTGAATATGGAACGATGCAGATGGATTCCGACTAAACTAGCCAAAGCAGATGAATATGTAATGGTTAATATTCCTTCGTTCAGGCTGATTTATGTTAAGGATGGAAAATATGATTTAGTTTCGGACGTTTTTGTGGGAACCCGAATGACAGAAACCGTAATTTTTAGCGGCAATATTGACCGAATTGTTTTCAGCCCTTATTGGTATGTTCCGGCAAGTATTATTAAAAATGAGCTGAAACTTAAAATGGCCGAAGATAAAAATTACCTTGCAGATCATAATATGGAGTGGAATGGCGGAAGTGTAAGACAAAAGCCAGGTCCTAATAACTCTTTAGGGTTAGTAAAATTTATGTTTCCTAATCCAAACGATATTTATCTGCATGATACACCGGCAAAAAGTTTGTTTGATTTTGAAAAAAGAACCTTCAGCCACGGATGTATTAATGTTAGAGATGCTAAAAAATTAGCATTAGAAATACTAAAAGACAATCCAGACTGGCCTGTTGATAAAATAAATGATGCTATGAGCGGTGAAAAAGAAACTACCTGCATGCTCAAAAATAAAATTCCAATTTATATAGGTTATTTTACAGCCTGGGTTACAGACGACGGCGAAATTGGTTTTTATCCTGATGTTTACGATCGTGATAAGCAATTAGATAAACTTTTGTATGGCGATTCTGTTGCCCTAAAATAA
- a CDS encoding 2Fe-2S iron-sulfur cluster-binding family protein, whose translation MDVLIKIKDREGVIHELQAPTDMAMNIMELCKAYELPVEGTCGGMAMCASCQCYVLNDVALPEMGDEEEAMLSEAFYVKSNSRLGCQIPITEELEGLELELAPEY comes from the coding sequence ATGGATGTATTAATTAAGATTAAAGATCGAGAAGGAGTTATACACGAATTACAAGCTCCAACTGATATGGCAATGAATATAATGGAGTTATGCAAAGCATACGAACTTCCTGTTGAAGGAACTTGCGGAGGAATGGCAATGTGTGCTTCCTGCCAATGTTATGTTCTAAATGATGTTGCATTACCAGAAATGGGAGATGAAGAAGAAGCCATGCTGTCGGAAGCATTTTACGTTAAATCTAACAGCCGTTTAGGTTGTCAGATACCAATTACTGAAGAATTAGAAGGTTTAGAACTGGAGCTTGCTCCAGAATATTAA
- a CDS encoding immunity 22 family protein: MRTEISHFWFGKFKSEDEYFDFIGEDENYYSEDDIEGKYLSEFAKSQDRNHLDHDFMESGFEDENILFEDKFEKYSYASEWILTAKEKLIQLNQNIEEINTVVFISKDQIKNPVSINNSNFNLLYIGEIEYEI; this comes from the coding sequence ATGAGAACAGAAATCTCCCATTTTTGGTTTGGAAAATTTAAATCAGAAGATGAATATTTTGATTTCATTGGTGAAGATGAAAATTATTATAGTGAAGATGACATAGAGGGAAAATATCTTTCTGAGTTTGCAAAATCACAAGATAGAAATCATTTAGATCATGATTTTATGGAAAGCGGCTTTGAAGATGAAAATATATTGTTCGAAGATAAATTTGAGAAATATTCTTATGCTTCAGAATGGATATTGACGGCAAAAGAAAAGTTAATTCAGCTAAATCAAAATATAGAAGAAATTAATACGGTTGTATTTATCTCAAAAGATCAGATTAAAAACCCTGTTTCGATAAATAATTCAAATTTCAATTTATTGTATATTGGTGAAATTGAATATGAAATTTGA
- a CDS encoding porin family protein has translation MRLIFSCLFLVSFFNVFAQQDAKPEIKPIVKIDSLYREDQFYFSVTYNMFTDIPQKFKQNKFSLGLSGGFLRDMPINKSRTVAIAAGLGLSYQNYYQNFAVSKDGNGTIVYNVVDAGEIASNRYRQYSVDLPIEFRWRNSTYESTKFWRIYAGVKLSYLFSNSSILDDGENKYKINNNSNINKFQYGPYLSAGYNTWNLYLYYGLSPLFKDGTTTLNGEKVSMKTLNAGLIFYIL, from the coding sequence ATGCGATTAATTTTTAGCTGTTTGTTTTTAGTTTCATTTTTTAATGTTTTTGCACAGCAGGACGCAAAACCAGAAATAAAACCTATAGTTAAAATAGATTCTTTGTATAGAGAAGATCAGTTTTACTTTTCGGTAACGTATAATATGTTTACTGATATTCCTCAAAAATTTAAACAGAATAAATTCTCGCTTGGACTTTCGGGCGGTTTTCTTCGTGATATGCCAATCAACAAATCAAGAACAGTTGCTATTGCGGCCGGTTTAGGATTGAGCTATCAAAACTATTATCAAAATTTTGCAGTTTCAAAAGATGGAAACGGAACAATAGTTTATAATGTTGTTGATGCAGGAGAAATTGCTTCAAACCGATACAGACAATATTCTGTTGATCTTCCGATAGAATTTAGATGGCGTAATTCAACTTATGAAAGCACAAAATTCTGGAGAATCTATGCAGGAGTAAAATTGAGCTATTTATTCTCAAACTCTTCAATTTTAGATGACGGTGAGAATAAATATAAAATAAACAATAACTCCAATATTAATAAATTTCAATACGGTCCGTATCTTTCTGCAGGATACAATACATGGAATTTATATTTGTATTATGGTTTAAGTCCGCTGTTTAAAGACGGAACCACAACATTAAACGGAGAAAAAGTAAGCATGAAAACCCTAAATGCGGGATTAATTTTCTACATTTTATAA
- a CDS encoding SMI1/KNR4 family protein, which yields MNFDNYKVIPNYQTNKTDLFTADEEDILACEKILNLTFDEDYKEYVLQYGSGIMGGTYVRMFLPETIMLTLDEWRKRITEYWFWDEGKEVLTKDEVLKSIRIGDTFDGDEIIFLNNQYYILARYSEMIYKAGNTLEETITWLCSSGILTEAFSEREFEPFDPEELINKL from the coding sequence ATGAATTTCGATAACTACAAGGTAATTCCAAATTATCAAACCAATAAAACAGATCTATTTACAGCCGATGAAGAAGATATTCTGGCGTGCGAAAAAATACTAAATTTAACTTTTGATGAAGATTATAAAGAGTATGTTTTGCAATATGGAAGCGGTATTATGGGCGGAACTTATGTAAGAATGTTTCTTCCAGAAACCATAATGCTTACACTTGATGAATGGAGAAAACGTATTACTGAATATTGGTTTTGGGATGAAGGAAAAGAAGTGCTCACAAAAGATGAAGTATTGAAATCGATTAGAATTGGTGATACGTTTGATGGAGATGAAATCATTTTTCTAAACAATCAATATTATATACTGGCGCGATACAGCGAAATGATTTACAAAGCTGGAAATACACTCGAAGAAACAATTACCTGGCTGTGTTCGTCTGGTATTTTGACAGAAGCATTTTCAGAAAGAGAATTTGAACCTTTTGATCCAGAAGAGCTAATTAACAAATTATAA
- the mscL gene encoding large conductance mechanosensitive channel protein MscL, whose product MGFFSEFKEFAMKGNVVDLAVGVIIGAAFGKIVSSFIEDVITPLLLKPALDAANLSTIEQLTAFGGVKYGLFLSAVINFIIVAFVLFLIIKAMNHAKKKDVAPPPPPAGPTQEELLTQIRDLLKNK is encoded by the coding sequence ATGGGATTTTTTTCAGAATTTAAGGAATTTGCAATGAAAGGCAACGTGGTTGATCTTGCTGTCGGTGTAATCATTGGAGCTGCTTTTGGTAAAATCGTGAGCTCATTTATAGAAGATGTAATTACGCCGCTGTTATTGAAACCGGCTTTAGATGCTGCTAATTTATCAACTATTGAGCAGTTAACTGCTTTTGGAGGAGTAAAATACGGACTGTTTTTATCGGCTGTAATAAACTTTATAATTGTTGCATTTGTTTTATTTTTGATCATTAAAGCAATGAACCATGCTAAAAAGAAAGATGTTGCACCGCCACCGCCTCCAGCCGGACCAACTCAGGAAGAATTGCTTACACAAATTAGAGATTTATTAAAAAATAAATAA
- a CDS encoding Mrp/NBP35 family ATP-binding protein has translation MKLDRKEILKALETITIAGEGKNMVESGAVANVLTFGDEVVVDLVLHTPAMHIKKRAEDDIKKTIHELISADAKIKVNIKVETPEKAEIKGRAIPGIKNIIAVASGKGGVGKSTVTANLAVTLAKMGFKVGVLDADVYGPSMPIMFDVENEKPVSITVDGKSKMKPIESYEIKMLSIGFFTSPSQAVIWRGPMAAKALNQMIFDADWGELDFMLLDLPPGTGDIHLSIMQSLPITGAVVVSTPQAVALADAKKGVSMFMQDNINVPVLGIIENMAYFTPEELPNNKYYIFGQEGAKNLAADLDVPFLGEVPIVQSIREAGDYGRPAALQTASPIEAVFEEITRNVVQETVNRNESLPATEAIKITTMAGCSAVKKN, from the coding sequence ATGAAATTAGATAGAAAAGAAATTCTTAAAGCTTTAGAAACAATTACTATAGCCGGGGAAGGAAAAAATATGGTTGAAAGCGGTGCGGTTGCTAACGTACTTACTTTTGGTGACGAAGTTGTTGTCGATTTAGTATTGCACACGCCGGCTATGCATATCAAAAAAAGAGCAGAAGACGATATTAAAAAAACGATTCACGAATTAATATCTGCCGATGCAAAAATTAAAGTTAACATTAAAGTAGAAACTCCGGAAAAAGCAGAAATTAAAGGTCGTGCTATTCCTGGAATTAAAAATATTATTGCTGTTGCTTCTGGAAAAGGAGGAGTTGGAAAATCTACCGTAACTGCAAATCTTGCTGTTACGCTTGCTAAAATGGGCTTTAAAGTTGGTGTTTTAGATGCCGATGTTTACGGACCATCTATGCCGATTATGTTTGATGTTGAGAATGAAAAACCGGTATCGATTACGGTTGACGGAAAATCAAAAATGAAACCAATTGAAAGTTATGAAATTAAAATGCTTTCTATCGGTTTCTTCACATCGCCAAGCCAGGCTGTAATCTGGAGAGGTCCAATGGCCGCAAAAGCATTAAATCAAATGATTTTTGATGCTGACTGGGGAGAATTAGATTTCATGTTATTAGACTTACCTCCGGGAACAGGAGATATTCACCTTTCTATCATGCAGTCGCTTCCAATTACCGGAGCTGTTGTAGTAAGTACACCGCAGGCTGTGGCTCTTGCCGATGCTAAAAAAGGAGTTTCGATGTTTATGCAGGACAATATTAATGTTCCTGTTTTGGGAATTATCGAAAACATGGCTTACTTTACACCTGAAGAATTACCAAATAACAAATACTATATTTTTGGTCAGGAAGGAGCAAAAAATCTTGCAGCAGACTTAGACGTTCCATTTTTAGGAGAAGTTCCTATTGTACAATCTATTCGTGAAGCAGGAGATTACGGACGTCCGGCAGCATTGCAGACGGCTTCGCCAATCGAAGCTGTTTTTGAAGAAATTACAAGAAATGTAGTTCAGGAAACAGTAAACAGAAACGAAAGTCTTCCGGCTACTGAGGCAATCAAAATTACAACAATGGCAGGTTGTTCTGCAGTAAAGAAAAATTAA